From Anopheles arabiensis isolate DONGOLA chromosome 3, AaraD3, whole genome shotgun sequence, a single genomic window includes:
- the LOC120904269 gene encoding ras-interacting protein RIP3-like — translation MPGNIPNLSQLDATGGQSASTSGLPRGIYTYHNASAFQQMPKEEIKNEPGDSPSHNPSNQYQLQPMQPMFTAQSTSPGPDRSPATLTPSPGIGGPISPLDPGNVTPTPPAYTTLGGTGGTMGNLFGQFGTGFSNAATQPNASVPMFETNLPGPSNGWVQPVPSHTQNGPSQPQPQQQNPFNLLNFGTLPLATGDPLMAMSTANTNNQPNVGPPSLGSDFYMNLDLANLDPVFNSSELRSVLGSLSTTDLNRLEQTANMQTSGGNYQQHSASNQQQAIKALLATQQLQQQQQQQQQQQQQQQQGQTGQADRIDNDEDLTDSFTKLSTNDLN, via the exons ATGCCGGGCAATATACCGAACCTGTCGCAGCTGGACGCAACCGGCGGACAGAGTGCGTCGACGAGCGGTTTACCCC GAGGTATTTATACCTACCACAATGCAAGTGCTTTTCAACAGATGCCAAAAGAGGAAATCAAAAATGAACCGGGAG ACTCTCCGAGCCACAATCCCTCCAACCAGTACCAGCTGCAACCGATGCAGCCCATGTTTACCGCCCAGAGCACCTCCCCCGGTCCAGACCGTTCACCGGCTACTCTCACGCCCTCCCCGGGCATCGGTGGCCCCATCTCACCGCTTGACCCTGGCAATGTAACGCCAACGCCACCGGCCTACACCACACTCGGCGGTACCGGCGGTACGATGGGCAATCTGTTCGGCCAGTTCGGGACAGGGTTCTCTAACGCCGCCACCCAGCCCAATGCAAGCGTGCCAATGTTTGAAACCAACCTGCCCGGTCCGTCGAACGGTTGGGTCCAGCCCGTACCATCACACACCCAGAACGGCCCTAGTcagccgcagccgcagcaacaGAACCCGTTCAACTTGCTCAACTTTGGCACGCTCCCACTCGCAACCGGCGATCCACTAATGGCGATGAGCACGGCAAACACGAACAACCAGCCGAACGTGGGCCCACCCTCGCTGGGGTCCGACTTTTACATGAACCTCGATCTGGCCAACCTCGATCCGGTGTTCAACTCGTCCGAGTTGCGCTCCGTACTGGGGTCACTTTCCACGACCGACCTAAACCGGCTCGAGCAGACGGCGAACATGCAGACGTCCGGTGGGAATTACCAACAACATTCGGCCTCGAACCAGCAGCAAGCAATAAAGGCTCTCTTAGCGACACAGCagttacaacagcagcagcagcagcagcagcagcagcagcaacaacaacagcaaggaCAAACCGGCCAAGCCGACCGGATCGACAACGACGAGGACCTGACCGATAGCTTTACGAAACTCAGCACAAACGATTTAAACTAG